In Pasteurella multocida subsp. multocida OH4807, a genomic segment contains:
- a CDS encoding hypothetical protein (COG4535 Putative Mg2+ and Co2+ transporter CorC): MLNEEPSNTNQTDTSHKKSFFQSLFGRFFQGELKNREELVEVIRDSEQNDLIDQDTREMIEGVMEIAELRVRDIMIPRSQIVFIQTGQNLDSCLDTIIESAHSRFPVITDERDNIAGILHAKDLLKFLRTNAEEFDLMPLLRPAVIVPESKRVDRMLKDFRSERFHMAIVVDEFGAVSGLVTIEDILEQIVGDIEDEFDEEEVVNVRQLSRHTYAVRALTDIEDFNQQFNTHFEDEEVDTIGGVVMQAFGYLPKRGEDITIENINFKVTSADSRRLIQLRVTVTDEQLAEIEKAEENKEE; the protein is encoded by the coding sequence ATGTTAAACGAAGAACCATCGAATACGAATCAAACTGACACTTCACACAAGAAAAGTTTTTTTCAATCTTTATTTGGACGATTTTTCCAAGGGGAATTAAAGAACCGCGAAGAGTTGGTGGAGGTGATTCGCGATTCAGAACAAAATGATCTGATTGATCAGGATACACGTGAGATGATTGAAGGCGTGATGGAAATCGCGGAGTTACGAGTACGTGATATCATGATTCCACGTTCACAAATTGTTTTTATCCAAACTGGTCAAAACCTTGATTCTTGTCTTGATACGATTATCGAATCCGCTCACTCACGGTTTCCTGTGATTACGGATGAACGTGATAATATTGCTGGCATTCTACATGCTAAAGATCTGCTTAAGTTTTTGCGTACTAACGCGGAAGAATTTGATCTGATGCCATTATTACGACCAGCCGTGATTGTACCTGAAAGTAAACGGGTCGATCGAATGTTAAAAGATTTCCGTTCAGAACGTTTTCATATGGCGATTGTTGTCGATGAGTTTGGTGCGGTGTCTGGGCTTGTGACCATTGAAGATATCTTAGAACAAATTGTTGGTGATATTGAAGATGAATTTGATGAAGAAGAAGTGGTCAATGTCCGCCAACTTTCGCGCCATACTTATGCAGTACGAGCATTAACGGACATTGAAGATTTTAACCAACAGTTTAATACTCATTTTGAAGATGAGGAAGTGGATACCATCGGTGGGGTAGTGATGCAAGCTTTTGGTTATTTGCCGAAACGGGGTGAAGATATTACTATTGAAAATATCAATTTTAAAGTCACTTCTGCAGACAGTCGCCGTTTAATTCAACTACGCGTTACGGTCACAGATGAACAGCTAGCGGAAATTGAAAAAGCGGAAGAAAATAAAGAAGAGTAA
- the lnt gene encoding apolipoprotein N-acyltransferase (COG0815 Apolipoprotein N-acyltransferase) has protein sequence MKKKTMWMYIIAILSGALGVLAFSPFDYWGFAYVSVIGLLLVIKISEQKTALIGAFLWGLSFFTFGVHWLHVSIHQFGGAPLAISYLLVVLLSAYLALYPVLFAYLIHRFQVRSVALFPVIWTGTEFLRGWVFTGFPWLQFGYSQIDSPFSHLAQLFGVTGVTFFVMWVSAVIVNIILALFAHPRQFHVAAVEAMLLVIVAVLSAYTSQTTYVKKREDSRLNVTLAQGNIEQNLKWAPEYLYSTLAIYQKLIAQHLGKTDVIILPESALPVLENHIQPFFASLQSAAQQAGTEVMIGTIFQDEQAGKLFNSIMTLGNPSQPYSLDTPHRYNKHHLVPFGEYVPLESLLRPLGTVFNLPMSAFQSGESQQAPLLVKNKHFSAAICYEIILGEQLRQSLRQNTDFILTISNDAWFGDSIGPWQHLQMARMRALELGKPVIRATNTGVSAFIDEQGQVVAQAPQFVETTLTHEVIATVGKTPYAVLGNLPIYALSCLLLLIRGIGRLLRHRILSTSKQ, from the coding sequence ATGAAAAAAAAGACGATGTGGATGTATATCATTGCGATACTGTCTGGGGCATTAGGTGTATTAGCATTTTCTCCCTTTGACTATTGGGGATTCGCTTATGTTTCTGTTATTGGTTTATTGTTGGTCATTAAAATTTCTGAACAAAAGACCGCACTTATCGGCGCATTTTTGTGGGGCTTGAGCTTTTTTACTTTTGGGGTACATTGGTTACACGTCAGTATTCATCAATTTGGCGGGGCTCCGCTTGCTATTAGTTACTTACTGGTCGTGTTGCTTTCTGCTTATCTTGCACTCTATCCCGTACTCTTTGCTTATTTAATACATCGCTTTCAGGTACGTAGCGTAGCCTTGTTTCCTGTTATTTGGACGGGGACTGAATTTCTTCGTGGCTGGGTCTTCACGGGTTTTCCTTGGTTACAATTTGGTTACAGTCAAATCGATAGTCCATTTTCACATTTAGCACAATTATTTGGTGTAACCGGTGTGACATTTTTTGTCATGTGGGTCAGTGCGGTTATTGTGAATATTATCCTTGCACTATTTGCACACCCAAGACAGTTTCATGTTGCTGCGGTAGAGGCTATGTTATTAGTGATTGTGGCTGTGCTCAGTGCTTATACATCACAAACGACATATGTGAAAAAAAGAGAAGACAGTCGGTTAAATGTGACGTTAGCGCAAGGAAATATTGAACAAAATCTGAAGTGGGCGCCGGAATACCTTTACAGTACGTTAGCGATTTATCAAAAGTTGATTGCGCAGCACCTAGGCAAAACGGATGTCATTATTTTGCCAGAATCAGCCTTGCCTGTGTTAGAAAATCATATTCAACCTTTCTTTGCTAGTTTACAGTCCGCAGCTCAGCAAGCAGGGACGGAAGTGATGATTGGCACAATCTTTCAAGATGAACAGGCAGGTAAATTATTTAACTCGATCATGACATTGGGTAATCCTTCGCAGCCTTATTCACTTGATACGCCTCATCGTTATAATAAACATCATCTGGTGCCTTTTGGTGAGTATGTGCCGTTGGAAAGTCTGTTACGACCGTTAGGAACTGTATTTAATTTACCGATGTCGGCATTTCAGTCGGGGGAGTCACAACAAGCCCCACTTCTGGTGAAAAATAAGCATTTTAGCGCTGCAATTTGTTATGAAATTATTCTGGGAGAGCAGTTACGTCAGAGTCTTCGACAAAATACAGATTTTATTCTGACAATTTCAAATGATGCGTGGTTTGGTGATTCAATCGGACCTTGGCAACATTTACAAATGGCAAGAATGCGAGCGTTAGAGCTGGGTAAGCCCGTGATTCGCGCAACAAATACGGGGGTGAGTGCATTTATTGATGAGCAAGGTCAAGTGGTGGCACAAGCGCCACAATTTGTAGAAACAACGCTTACTCATGAGGTTATCGCGACAGTAGGGAAGACCCCTTATGCAGTACTTGGAAACTTGCCGATTTATGCCCTCTCTTGCTTATTGCTCTTGATCCGCGGAATAGGGCGTTTACTTCGTCATCGGATATTAAGTACATCAAAACAATAA